From a region of the uncultured Desulfatiglans sp. genome:
- a CDS encoding Lipopolysaccharide transport periplasmic protein LptA (modular protein), with protein sequence MKPQALKILGWASLMIFVLSAAQPSAQAQGIAAKASRGGPMVIHSDTLEADNLKRIITFSGKVKAERDDFIIHCERMVVHYTRSENAGAPGDATEGSSIEKIVAKGNVRVDRTEGGTATAEEAVYYESESKVVLSGNPVLKQENDTVQGERVIFFIEDDRVVVEGSETKRVKAVVFPKSDSKESQPGTEPGAGSD encoded by the coding sequence ATGAAGCCCCAGGCTTTGAAGATACTTGGGTGGGCCAGCCTGATGATTTTTGTGCTGTCTGCGGCGCAGCCCTCGGCCCAGGCGCAGGGCATCGCGGCCAAGGCGTCGCGGGGCGGCCCCATGGTGATCCATTCGGACACGCTCGAAGCGGATAACCTCAAGCGAATTATTACCTTTTCCGGAAAGGTCAAGGCCGAAAGAGACGATTTTATCATTCATTGCGAACGGATGGTGGTCCACTATACCCGTTCGGAAAACGCCGGTGCGCCTGGCGATGCAACAGAGGGCAGCAGCATCGAAAAGATTGTCGCCAAGGGGAATGTGCGGGTGGATCGCACGGAGGGCGGCACGGCGACTGCCGAGGAGGCCGTCTACTACGAAAGTGAGAGCAAGGTGGTTTTGTCGGGCAATCCCGTATTGAAGCAGGAAAACGATACGGTTCAGGGAGAACGGGTCATCTTTTTCATCGAAGATGACCGGGTTGTTGTGGAAGGATCCGAAACGAAGCGGGTGAAGGCTGTCGTGTTTCCGAAATCGGACAGCAAGGAGTCTCAGCCTGGCACAGAGCCTGGGGCTGGTTCGGACTGA